The Oenanthe melanoleuca isolate GR-GAL-2019-014 chromosome 1A, OMel1.0, whole genome shotgun sequence genome contains a region encoding:
- the CCDC107 gene encoding coiled-coil domain-containing protein 107 — translation MALSAVQQVLVSAVLVLCVFLVMPRMFGGGGGGRPGRSPRGGRAGPGHYDPRQHGRGGPQAVYQGHRDPGNSDSNTYQSIQQMRNAMEKEIKSERTRGNGRELAFTLMPLYALGVGVFAAYKLLKMKSHEESHSKKEKSTEDKAKETEHQLLELEQHLAQTEKMLNSLLTQLDPLSNCVNALACEQKDEIMTQLQSIRRLMKESGLDKSENKMKDLGHICNEKLEDLIQSFAEHSQEKEMDNREDDCNEDLLEDIDNDYKIEEHELHSECEIHQLEPDVVEDEEMISKDAIESEEMGLRRRNRYEWNLHM, via the exons aTGGCGCTCTCGGCCGTGCAGCAGGTGCTGGTCTCGGCCGTGCTGGTGCTCTGCGTCTTCCTCGTCATGCCCAGGATGTTCgggggaggaggcggcgggcgGCCCGGCCGGTCTCCGCGGGGCGGCAGGGCCGGCCCCGGCCATTACGATCCCCGTCAGCACGGCAGAG gtGGTCCTCAGGCAGTTTATCAAGGTCACCGGGATCCAGGAAATTCTGACAGTAATACTTACCAGAGTATTCAACAGATGAGAAATGCaatggaaaaagagataaaaagtgAGAGAACGAGAGGGAATGGTCGAGAGTTAGCATTCACCCTCATGCCATTGTATGCTCTTGGAGTGGGAGTGTTTGCAGCATACAAACTTCTTAAG atgaagtCACATGAAGAAAGTCactccaaaaaggaaaaaagtacagaagacaaagcaaaggaaacag AGCATCAGCTTTTAGAACTGGAGCAACATTTAGCACAGACAGAGAAAATGTTAAATTCTTTATTGACTCAGTTGGATCCACTTTCAAATTG tgtcaATGCTTTAGCTTGTGAgcaaaaagatgaaataatGACACAGCTCCAATCAATTAGACGACTGATGAAAGAAAGTGGATTGGATAAATCAGAAAACAAGATGAaag ATCTTGGACACATTTGTAATGAGAAACTTGAAGATCTCATTCAGTCATTTGCTGAACATTCtcaagagaaagaaatggacAACAGAGAAGATGATTGTAATGAAGATTTGCTTGAGGATATTGATAATGATTACAAAATAGAAGAGCATGAATTACACAGTGAATGTGAAATACATCAGTTGGAGCCAGATGTTGTAGAAGATGAAGAAATGATAAGCAAAGATGCCATTGAATCAGAAGAGATGGGACTGAGAAGACGCAATAGATATGAATGGAATCTTCATATGTAA